TACGACCCCGACCGCGCGATCACCGACGTCACCGACGACTACACGCAGCAGGGCGTCGACGCGCGCGCCGATCGTCCGGCGGCAGCGATCGTCGATGAGCTCGAGTCGTCCGTCGAAGCTCGACTCGCACAGCTGCGCGACCTCGACATCGACCCCGACTCGACACCGCAGCGCACCCCGGGCGGCGTCGGCTGGACCTGGCAGCGGCTGCTGTCCAACCGAGTGGTGGATCTCTGGGTGCATGAGCAGGACATCCGCACAGCAGTCGAACGCCCGGGCGGCGAGGACAGCGCGGCCGCCGCACACACCGTCGCAGTATTCGGCGGCTCACTGCCGTTCGTACTCGGCAAGCGCGTCGCGCCCGAACCCGGTACGTCCGTGCGCTGGATCGTCTCCGGGCACGGTGGGTTCGACAGCACGGTCCGAGTCGGCGACGACGGGCGCGCCAGAGCGGCCGACGATGCTGACCCGACGGCACAGCTCGACCTCTCGCAACACGCGTTCACCCGGCTTTCGGCCGGTCGGCGCACCCCGGACGAACTCGACATCACGACTCGCGGCGACGCCGACCTCGCCCGGCGTGTGCTCGAGGCAATGCCGGTGATCGGATGAAGTGGTCGGTCAACAACATCCCAGACCTGCATGGCACCTGGACGATGATCACCGGCCCCACCGGCGGACTCGGCACCCACGTCTCGCTCGAGCTCGCACGGCGCGGCAGCAACATCATCCTGGCCGCGCGCAATCTCGAGCGCGCCCGCGAGCTGGCGAGCCAGATCCACGCGACCGCACCGGGCGTCGCCGTCAGCGTCGTACCACTGGACCTCGGCGAACTCACCTCGGTTCGCAGCGCCACGGACCTTATCCGGCGCGATCACAAGCACATCAACGTACTCATCAACAACGCAGGGGTGATGGCGCCGCCCGACCGCCGCACGGCCGACGGGTACGAGCTGCAGATCGGCACCAACCACATCGGCCACTTCGCGCTGACTGCTCGCCTGTGGCCGCTTCTCGAAGAGAGCAAATCGCGGGTCGTCACGGTCTCGTCGCTGATGCACACGATCGTTCGCGGCATCGATCTGAGCTCACTGGACCTCTCCAGCGACAATCGCCGCTACCGGCGCTGGCGTTCGTACGGTGAGTCCAAGCTCGCCAACCTGATGTTCAGCCAGGAGCT
The sequence above is drawn from the Nocardioidaceae bacterium SCSIO 66511 genome and encodes:
- a CDS encoding maleylpyruvate isomerase family mycothiol-dependent enzyme; protein product: MVELLRSLPDDEWARPTDCSRWTVHDVAAHLAAIETELVGGEGYDPDRAITDVTDDYTQQGVDARADRPAAAIVDELESSVEARLAQLRDLDIDPDSTPQRTPGGVGWTWQRLLSNRVVDLWVHEQDIRTAVERPGGEDSAAAAHTVAVFGGSLPFVLGKRVAPEPGTSVRWIVSGHGGFDSTVRVGDDGRARAADDADPTAQLDLSQHAFTRLSAGRRTPDELDITTRGDADLARRVLEAMPVIG
- a CDS encoding oxidoreductase, yielding MKWSVNNIPDLHGTWTMITGPTGGLGTHVSLELARRGSNIILAARNLERARELASQIHATAPGVAVSVVPLDLGELTSVRSATDLIRRDHKHINVLINNAGVMAPPDRRTADGYELQIGTNHIGHFALTARLWPLLEESKSRVVTVSSLMHTIVRGIDLSSLDLSSDNRRYRRWRSYGESKLANLMFSQELHHRCTESGSGVVSVAAHPGFAATGLQKTGPTLEGRTVGSVGLGIVTRIFAQPAHAGAWPLLMAATTPMLAGGSYVGPGSMRQSRGAPRLVGMSSAAHSRERGEQLWAATEKAIGERFSLS